Part of the Polyangiaceae bacterium genome is shown below.
TTCGCCGTCGATGACTGATGCACGAAATCCGTGATGCGTCGCCATCCCGCCACGTGACTTTCCCGATAAAGCCCCGCGCATCCCGGCGTAATGCGCCCATCTGCCGACACATTCGTCATTTCTACAATGACGAGCCCGGCGCCTCCCATGGCTCGGCTACCAATGTGCACCAAATGCCAATCGTTCGGCGCGCCATCTTCCGACGAATATTGGCTCATCGGAGATACCACGATACGATTGTCGAGCAGCAGATTTCCAAGCTTGTACGGCGTGAACATTGGGGGTGTCGCCGGATTCACAGGGATTCCCGTTTGCTCTTGCGCCTTTCGAGCGACCCACGCATTCACGCTCTCCGCGAGCGCTGGATCGCGCAATTTGAGGTTTTCGTGCGTGACGCGCAAACTGCGCGTCAGCATGCTGAATTCGAATTGCAGTGGTTCGAGGTCCATGTACCGCTCGGTGTTTTCGAACCATTCGAGGCTCACTTGCGCGGCGCGCTGCAATGCTTCCACCTTGGACCTACGATCCGCCTCGTACGCAGCGAGCGCGTCGGCAATGCGCGGGTGCTGGTCGAGCGCATCGGCGAGGCTGATGGCGTCCTCCATGGCCAGCTTCGTTCCCGATCCAATCGAGAAATGAGCCGTGTGCACGGCATCTCCCATCAAGACGACATTGTCGAAAAAGAAGTGATCACAGCGAATCGTGGGAAAACTCCGCCACACGCTGCGGTTTTTCAAGAGACGATGCCCTGCGAGTCTATGCGCGAACAATTTCTCGCAATATGCAACGGTTTCGTCTTCCGTCGCTTTGTCGAGTCCTGCGCGTTGCCACGTATCTTCGCGACATTCCACGATGAACGTCGACCGATCTTCTTGGTAGCGATAGGCGTGCACGCGAAAGAGCCCGTGCTCGTTTGCATCGAAGTAAAACGTGAATGCATCGAAAGGAAACGTCGTGCCAAGCCAAACGAAACGGTTGGGACGCCAATCGATGCGCGGACCGAAGTGTTCCTGATAGCGTTCGCGTACGGTGCTGTTCACTCCATCGGCGCCGATGAGCAGATCGCACGAACGACGCAGCGCTTCCGTATCGTGCACTTCGTCCTCGAAGCGTAGGACGACACCAAGCTCCTTGGCGCGGGCTTGGAGGATCGAGAGCAGTTTTTGTCGAGACAAACCGCTGAAACCGTGGCCGGTCGACACGCGCCTTTCGCCCTCGAAAAACGTGTGAATGTCGTCCCAATGCGCCAAACTCGCGCGGATCGCGTCGTACACGGGGCGATCGACATCCGCCAAGTTGTCGAGCGTCGCGTCGGAGAAGACCACGCCGAACCCGAACGTGTCATCGGGTCGGTTGCGTTCGTACACCGTCACTTCGCGCGATGGGTCGCGCTTCTTCGTCAAAATTGCAAAGTACAAGCCGCTTGGCCCGCCACCGATGCACGTGATCTTCACCGTATCGTTCCTCCGCGCTGGGGAGGGGAAACCACGAAGGCGACCGAGTCAAGAGGCGAGTGACACAATCGTCACGCTTGCCGCGCGCTGGCAACTTTGCCATCCTCGGCGCATGAGGATGTCATCACGTTTCGTCACGTTGTTCGTCTGCTCTTTCCTGGTTTTTCCTGCATGCAACAACAATGCAGCGCCTGCGCCATCGGACACCAAGGCAAGCGCGCCTGCGGCGGACGCGGAAGCGAAACCGCTGGCAGTTGGCGATGCGGCGCCCGATGTCACGCTGAAGTTGCACGATGGCAAAGAGGTTCGTCTTTCCAATCTCGTGGGCAAACAGGTGCTCGTGTATTTTTATCCGAAGGACGACACGCCTGGGTGCACGGTCGAAGCGCAGGGATTGCGTGATGGGTGGGCGGACATCACGGCCGCGGGGCTCGAGGTGTATGGCGTATCGATGCAAGATGCCGAGAGTCACAAGGCATTCATTGACAAATACAATTTGCCGTTTCCGCTCGTCGTCGACACGGATGGCTCGGTGGCCAAGGCATTTCGAGTTCCAACGCGCCTCACCTTTGCGTCGCGACAATCCTTTTTGATTGGCAAGGATGGGAAGATCAAGCAAGTGTGGCTCGAGGTGAATCCGAAGGAGCACGCGGCCGCGATCTTGGCGGCGGCGAAGAGTTGAGGCAACGCACGCCGGAACGACTGGAAGCCTCTTGTCCAACTGGCGCTCGTCCCCTACCGTGCGCCCTCGATGATGCCTTCGCTCGCGTCCCTCGCCTTTCGCGCCTTTTCAACGACGATTCGTTCTCGCTTCAAGCGCGGCCCCATGTTCCCCGGCTGGAGCTTTTCCTACGAAATGACCACGCGTTTGCTGAAATTGCGTGCCGACGCCGTTGGTAAGCTCCCCATCGAAGAGCAGCGAAGACTTCAAGAAATCGCGGGCGACCAAGAAGCCAAGCGAATGCAATCGAAAGTCACGCGCACCGAAGCCAAAATCGGCGGCGTGGATGGAGAATGGTTCGTCCCAAAAGGAAAAACTCCGAAACGCGTCGTGATGTACATCCATGGCGGCGGCTTCGTTGCCGGGTCGAGTCGCACGCATGGGGAAATGATCATGCGGCTCGCGATGGCCGCCGATGCACGCATTTACGCACCCAATTATCGTCTAGCGCCCGAACATCGGTTCCCGGCTCAGCTCGACGACTGTCGCGCCGTCTATCGAGCGCTGCTCGCAGATGGCATTCATCCGAGCGACTTGATCGTCTGCGGCGATTCGGCTGGCGGAAACCTGTCGATCGTGCTTGCATTGGCATTGCGCGACGAGAAAATCGATTTACCCGCAGGCATTGCTGCTCTGTCACCTTGGGTGGATCTATCGAATCGAAAGGGCAGCATGCTCGAACACGAGCCGTATGATTGGGCCACGCCCGCTGATTTCGATGGGTGGCTCGAACATTACGTCGGGACCGGGGACCCCAGCGCGCCTCTCGTGTCACCCATTTCTGCTGATTTGCGCGATTTGCCTCCGATTCGCATCGACATCGGCACCGCCGAGATGCTCCTCGATCAGGTGCGAGCTTTCGGTCAGCGCGCGAAAGAGGCTGGCTTGCCGCTGACTTTCCACGAAATTCCCGGAATGGTTCACAATTGTTACCTTCTCGCAGGGTACTTTCCAGAATGCCAAGCGGCCATCGACGATCTTGGGACCTGGATGAAAAAGACCGCTCTGGATTGATTTGTAGCGATATTGGTTTGTCCGCGTGCAGTCTCGTTGTGCCGGGAGCATAGAGCATTGCCTCGGATGCTCACGTTCCCACACGCAATGCGTGTCCGTTGCACGGTCAAAAGCGTCCGCGGCTCAACCTGGATCTCTGCCCCGCCCAGACTGCTGCCAGCGACTACGGAGCGCACGACGCCATTGTTCGGGGCGATCGAACCAGGCGGCCGATGCCTTGCATTGCTTGGTGGCGCGCGCTGCGCCGGTGAGAAGCGCGCTGAATAATCATCACCGGCGTCTCACGCACTCAATGGTTAGCGCGTGAGGCGGGATGCTTCCAAAGGGGGATATTTCATGAAGAGCAAGTACGGTTTCTTGTCCGCTGCATTCGTCGCTTCTTCGATTCTCTTGGGTTCGGGGCAAGCTTCAGCCGGTGACGATTGCTGGTGGGGACGCGCAGGATTCAGTGGCGCGGTCCGAGTTCGCGAAATCCTGGCTTGCGTTGACGACTTTACGGGCGACTTGCGCCTCGCGATCCACGCTCCCAGAGCGTTGCGTGACAAAATCATCGTGTCGGCGGATCTTTGGGGCGCCGCGGAATGCCTGTACCCGGCACTGCCGTTGCTCCCGCCCGTGGGCTTCGTAGACGATTGCGGCGTGGGCTTCCTGCCTCCTGCATTGCCGCCCATTCTGCCGCTGCCAGGGGGCGTTGTCGTGCCGCCGCAGGGCCGCATTGACACCGTCTACTTCGACGCCATCCCGACGTATGACGAGCTTGCGTTCCGCATGCGCGATGGTTGGTACGAAACCAGTATCGATCTCGTCCCTCTCGCCGCAGACGCTTGCTACGGCGGCGTCGCCGAGGAGCTCGACATCGACAAGCTCGTGGTCTACATCGATGGCTGGCCGTTCCGGTTGAATTACAATCCTCCGGCCTGTGCCGGCGCCTGGTGGTGAAAAAGAGCTGAGCCAGAAAGGCCCGCGCCCTCTCTTGGGCGCGGGCCCGGCTTGCTTGACCGCTTTCCTTTCTCGTGATGCTCGTCTGCTGGAACTCGGTGACGAACGCCGAAAAACCGAGTAGAGAGACGAGCATGACGCACAGGCCTCCCCTCGTTGGCATCATCATGGGCAGCAAAAGCGACGCGCCGACTTTGCGTCACGCGGCGGAAATGCTCGACAAACTCGACGTTCCGTACGAAAAACGCGTGGTCAGCGCGCATCGCATGCCCGACCTGATGTTTCGTTATGCAGAAGAAGCGGAAGGACGAGGTCTTCGCGTCATCATCGCCGGAGCTGGAGGATCCGCGCACTTGCCCGGCATGATCGCCGCCAAAACCCTCGTTCCAGTGCTCGGCGTGCCCATCTTGTCGCATGCGCTGCACGGCGTCGATTCACTCCTTTCCATTGTGCAAATGCCGGGAGGCATCCCCGTCGGTACGCTTGCAATCGGTGATGCAGGCGCGAAAAACGCAGCCCTCCTTGCAGCTCAAATCCTCGCTCTCCACGATCCCGCCTTGCGCGAGCGGCTTGCCCAGTTTCGCGCGGAACAAACGCGCGCAGCGCTCGAGAGCGAGGTTTGACCGTGGGGTCTTTTGCGACAAACTCCCCCACTTTGCCCGGCGGGACGATTGGAATCCTCGGCGGAGGACAGCTCGGGCGAATGTTCGCCATTGCCGCCCGGCGCATGGGATATCGCGTCCACGCGCTCGATCCAGTGCAAGATGGTCCGGCTGGACAAGTGGCAGACGTGGAATGGGTCGCGCCGTATGAAGATATCGAAACCGCCCGAAAATTTGCCGCCGCGGTGGATGTCGTCACGTTCGAGTTCGAAAACGTACCGGCTGAAACATTGGCTGCCGTTGCGGAATTGCGTCCAGTTTTTCCTTCGCCAAAGGTGCTCGATACGTGTCGTCATCGCCTGCGCGAAAAGGAATTTTTGAAACAATATGGTTTTCCCGTGGCGGGGTTTGCTCCAGTGCGTTCTCCAGATGATCTGCGGAATGCGTTGAAGATGCTGGGAACACCGGCCATTCTAAAAACGGCAGAATTCGGGTACGACGGGAAAGGTCAAGTACGCATTGATGAACCGTCTTTCGCTGAAAGCGCGTTTACGCAGATGGGACGACAGCTCGGGGTGCTCGAAGCATTCGTTCCATTTTCATGCGAATTGTCGGTCGTCGTGGCGCGTTCGCAATCGGGCGACGTAGTGCCTTTCGAAGTTGCGGAAAATCGACACGAAAAACATGTCCTGGATGTGTCGCTCGTGCCTGCGCGCGTAAGTGCAGAAACGCGGGCGCGAGCGCGCGAGCTTGCGTGCGGCGTCGCGCGGGCGCTCGATGTGGTGGGCGTTTTGGGCGTGGAAATGTTTCACTTGCCAAATGGTGATTTGGTGGTGAACGAACTCGCACCTCGACCGCACAATTCCGGGCATTTTAGTTTCGACGCATGCGTTACGAGCCAATTCGAGCAGCAGCTTCGGGCGGTATGCGGTTTGCCCCTCGGGGACCCGACGCTCTTGCGTCCGGTGGCAATGGCGAATTTGATGGGAGACCTCTGGTCGAATGGCGAGCCGAATTGGGCGGCGGCGGCGAGTTTTCCGGAAGTGAAGATTCACTTGTACGGCAAGACGGAAGCGCGCGCGGGCCGGAAAATGGGGCACCTCGTGGCCATGGCAGATACCGTGGAGCAGGCCGAAGCGCGGGTATTGGCGGCACGAGCAGCTCTCTCGTCGCGGCCGTGAAGGTCACGCCTGCATTTTTGAAAACGACCGCACCGCGAGCACGCCCAGAATGGTCGTGGTCGATAGAATGACGCCGATATCCAGCACGAGCGGGAAATGGTGCACTCCGACGAACAAGGATCGCGCCGCATCCACGGCGTAGGTCATGGGATTGAGGCGCACGACCACGCCCAGCGCGGCTGGAAGCCCTTCCACTGGATAGAGCGCTCCTGAAAAGAAAAAGAGCGGCTGAATCAGAAAGTTCACAATCGCCCCGAACCCCTCGAACGTCTTCATCCGCGACGCGACGACCACGCCGAGCGCCGTAACGCCCATGCCGAAGATGGCGAGCAGCGGAATGGCCAGAAGCGCACCGAGCAGTGAGAACTTCGCGCCCAAGAGCGGGGACACGATGAGCGTCACGCTCACTTCGATGAGTGCGATCACGGTGGCCGAAATCATCTTCGAGAGCACGAACACCCATCGCGGCACGGGTGAAACGAGGAGCTCTTTCAAAAAACCGAATTCACGATCCCAGACAATCGATATCGATGCAAACATGCTCGAAAAAAGCACCGTCATCGCCAAGATGCCCGGCACGAGGAACGACACGAAATCCACGCCTTTGGGTCCCACGCCAAAGGATGCACGCAGCCCGAATCCCACGGCGAGAATCCATAAAAGCGGTCGCACGATGCTCGCCGCCAGCGTTTGCCGATCGCGCAAGAACTTGATGACGTCGCGCCGGCACAAATAATAAATCACTTCGACGCGCAACCGATCACCTCCTTCTCGCCATCGCACGCATAGCCTCGCGCCCCACGCCATTGTCGCCCGATTCGTCCCGAATCTGCCGCCCCGTCAGCGCCAAGAATACGTCGTCCAGCGTCGGACGCCGCACGGCAATGCCCGTGAGCCGCACTTGGGCTTCTCGCACGAGGTCCACCACGAAAGATTCACCATTGGTCACTCGAAAACACAAACCATCGTCCGTGCGATCCGGCGTTATACCGTGCCGCTCTTGCAATACGTCGGCGACCGTCTCGGGTTCGTCCGTACGAACGAAAACGACGTCTTTTCCGACCTTGCTTTTGAGCTCGTTCGGGCTACCCACGGTCACGATGCGGCCGTGATCGATGATCGCAATGCGATCACAATGCTCGGCTTCGTCCATGTAATGCGTCGTCAAAAACAGCGTGAGACCATGACGCTCACGGAGGGATCGCAACACTTCCCAGGTGCGTTTGCGCGTCTGCG
Proteins encoded:
- a CDS encoding peroxiredoxin; amino-acid sequence: MSSRFVTLFVCSFLVFPACNNNAAPAPSDTKASAPAADAEAKPLAVGDAAPDVTLKLHDGKEVRLSNLVGKQVLVYFYPKDDTPGCTVEAQGLRDGWADITAAGLEVYGVSMQDAESHKAFIDKYNLPFPLVVDTDGSVAKAFRVPTRLTFASRQSFLIGKDGKIKQVWLEVNPKEHAAAILAAAKS
- a CDS encoding 5-(carboxyamino)imidazole ribonucleotide synthase — translated: MGSFATNSPTLPGGTIGILGGGQLGRMFAIAARRMGYRVHALDPVQDGPAGQVADVEWVAPYEDIETARKFAAAVDVVTFEFENVPAETLAAVAELRPVFPSPKVLDTCRHRLREKEFLKQYGFPVAGFAPVRSPDDLRNALKMLGTPAILKTAEFGYDGKGQVRIDEPSFAESAFTQMGRQLGVLEAFVPFSCELSVVVARSQSGDVVPFEVAENRHEKHVLDVSLVPARVSAETRARARELACGVARALDVVGVLGVEMFHLPNGDLVVNELAPRPHNSGHFSFDACVTSQFEQQLRAVCGLPLGDPTLLRPVAMANLMGDLWSNGEPNWAAAASFPEVKIHLYGKTEARAGRKMGHLVAMADTVEQAEARVLAARAALSSRP
- a CDS encoding alpha/beta hydrolase, whose protein sequence is MTTRLLKLRADAVGKLPIEEQRRLQEIAGDQEAKRMQSKVTRTEAKIGGVDGEWFVPKGKTPKRVVMYIHGGGFVAGSSRTHGEMIMRLAMAADARIYAPNYRLAPEHRFPAQLDDCRAVYRALLADGIHPSDLIVCGDSAGGNLSIVLALALRDEKIDLPAGIAALSPWVDLSNRKGSMLEHEPYDWATPADFDGWLEHYVGTGDPSAPLVSPISADLRDLPPIRIDIGTAEMLLDQVRAFGQRAKEAGLPLTFHEIPGMVHNCYLLAGYFPECQAAIDDLGTWMKKTALD
- a CDS encoding ABC transporter permease encodes the protein MRVEVIYYLCRRDVIKFLRDRQTLAASIVRPLLWILAVGFGLRASFGVGPKGVDFVSFLVPGILAMTVLFSSMFASISIVWDREFGFLKELLVSPVPRWVFVLSKMISATVIALIEVSVTLIVSPLLGAKFSLLGALLAIPLLAIFGMGVTALGVVVASRMKTFEGFGAIVNFLIQPLFFFSGALYPVEGLPAALGVVVRLNPMTYAVDAARSLFVGVHHFPLVLDIGVILSTTTILGVLAVRSFSKMQA
- a CDS encoding bifunctional salicylyl-CoA 5-hydroxylase/oxidoreductase, with product MGGGPSGLYFAILTKKRDPSREVTVYERNRPDDTFGFGVVFSDATLDNLADVDRPVYDAIRASLAHWDDIHTFFEGERRVSTGHGFSGLSRQKLLSILQARAKELGVVLRFEDEVHDTEALRRSCDLLIGADGVNSTVRERYQEHFGPRIDWRPNRFVWLGTTFPFDAFTFYFDANEHGLFRVHAYRYQEDRSTFIVECREDTWQRAGLDKATEDETVAYCEKLFAHRLAGHRLLKNRSVWRSFPTIRCDHFFFDNVVLMGDAVHTAHFSIGSGTKLAMEDAISLADALDQHPRIADALAAYEADRRSKVEALQRAAQVSLEWFENTERYMDLEPLQFEFSMLTRSLRVTHENLKLRDPALAESVNAWVARKAQEQTGIPVNPATPPMFTPYKLGNLLLDNRIVVSPMSQYSSEDGAPNDWHLVHIGSRAMGGAGLVIVEMTNVSADGRITPGCAGLYRESHVAGWRRITDFVHQSSTAKIGVQLGHAGRKGSTKRLWEGMDEPLDEGGWPLVSASAIPYLPHSPVPREMDRSDMDRVKADFVRATRMADDAGFDMIELHCAHGYLLASFLSPLTNRRKDEYGGTISARMRYPLEVFDAVRAAWPKEKPVSVRISANDWTPDGITLEDVIAMSIMFREHSADIIDVSTGQTDPTSKPVYGRLYQTPFSELVRIEAKVPTMTVGNIQSYGDVNSIIAAGRADLCALARTHLYDPYWTRHAAAEQGYAMRWPNQYVSVTRFVPRMK
- the purE gene encoding 5-(carboxyamino)imidazole ribonucleotide mutase: MTHRPPLVGIIMGSKSDAPTLRHAAEMLDKLDVPYEKRVVSAHRMPDLMFRYAEEAEGRGLRVIIAGAGGSAHLPGMIAAKTLVPVLGVPILSHALHGVDSLLSIVQMPGGIPVGTLAIGDAGAKNAALLAAQILALHDPALRERLAQFRAEQTRAALESEV